In Paraburkholderia sp. BL10I2N1, a single genomic region encodes these proteins:
- a CDS encoding LysR family transcriptional regulator: MQIQDTDLRLLRMFETILQCGGFAAAQPILNLSASSISEYMAQLETRLGLRLCERGRGGFRLTEDGAQLHAAAERLLGAVDTFHMEAGALRNQLQGVLRFGMIEATLTDTHSPLQVAIRNFGQAAPDVRLHVQIETPGNMEQHVLDGRLHLAVGPFPAQIPGLDYTPLYREEQGLYCSSTHPLYERAGERIPVATLSTYRLAARAYLGAQELKLLRMTQAAATVDNVEGRAMLILSGNYIGFLPPHYAQPWVNTGLLHRVDPDHYVTHLDFRIITRKGKEFARVVQSFHEHLLEAADEVRGVKRGSRKK; this comes from the coding sequence ATGCAGATTCAGGACACCGATCTCAGGCTGCTGCGCATGTTCGAGACCATCCTGCAATGCGGCGGTTTCGCTGCCGCCCAGCCGATCCTGAACCTCAGTGCATCGAGCATCAGCGAATACATGGCGCAACTCGAAACGCGGCTTGGCCTGCGTCTGTGCGAGCGCGGGCGTGGCGGTTTCCGTCTGACTGAAGACGGTGCGCAGTTGCACGCCGCCGCGGAACGGCTGCTCGGCGCTGTCGACACCTTTCACATGGAAGCCGGTGCATTGCGCAACCAGCTTCAGGGCGTGTTGCGCTTCGGGATGATCGAGGCAACGCTGACGGACACTCATTCGCCGTTGCAGGTTGCGATCCGCAATTTCGGGCAGGCGGCGCCGGACGTCCGTCTGCATGTCCAGATCGAGACACCGGGCAACATGGAACAGCACGTGCTGGATGGGCGGCTCCATCTGGCCGTCGGTCCGTTTCCCGCCCAGATTCCAGGCCTGGACTACACGCCGCTCTATCGCGAGGAGCAGGGACTCTATTGCTCGTCGACCCATCCGCTGTATGAACGCGCAGGCGAGCGTATACCGGTTGCGACGTTAAGCACGTACCGGCTGGCCGCACGCGCTTACCTCGGCGCTCAGGAACTCAAGCTGCTGCGCATGACCCAGGCGGCGGCCACGGTAGATAACGTCGAAGGCCGCGCCATGTTGATCCTCTCGGGCAACTACATCGGCTTTTTGCCGCCGCACTATGCGCAGCCTTGGGTCAATACTGGCCTGCTGCACCGTGTCGACCCGGATCACTACGTTACGCACCTGGATTTCCGCATCATTACGCGCAAAGGCAAAGAGTTCGCCCGCGTGGTGCAGTCCTTTCACGAGCATCTGCTCGAAGCCGCAGACGAAGTCCGCGGCGTGAAGCGAGGATCGCGCAAGAAATGA
- the gcvP gene encoding aminomethyl-transferring glycine dehydrogenase translates to MSDVGTPLAQLQNHAEFVGRHIGPTTGEQAQMLAQIGFDSIDEFIASVVPPHIAEHAPLALPDARTEVDALKALKALAAKNRRFRSHIGTGYYDTHTPNVILRNLLENPAWYTAYTPYQPEISQGRLEALLNFQTMITDLTRMEIANASLLDEATACAEAMTFCQRLSKSGSNTFVVSTDCHPQTIDVIRTRAEPLGIEVVVGDAAQLCRNSKYFGVLLQYPATQGDILDYAGCIANAHERGALAVVSADLLALTLLKPPGEFGADVVVGTAQRFGVPLGFGGPHAAFFATKEAFKRDMPGRLVGVSVDRSGKPALRLAMQTREQHIRREKATSNICTAQVLLAIIAGMYAAYHGPAGLVRIAERVHRLTAVFAAGVGKFGFTVQQQTFFDTVTIVTGAHTPAIHAAARQHAINLRVIDDASIGVAFDETTTAQDVETLWSVFAMTGTPPGFDAVEPYVFRAIPKALLRSSPFLEHPTFNRYHSETEMMRYLRRLSDKDLALDRTMIPLGSCTMKLNAAAEMIPVTWPEFGGLHPFAPEDQTEGYRVMIEQLEQMLCVITGYDAVSLQPNAGSQGEYAGLLAIRGYHASRGEGHRNVCLIPSSAHGTNPATAQMAGMEVVVVACDRNGNVDVADLRQKAEAHSAQIAALMITYPSTHGVFEEAIRDLCDVVHRHGGQVYIDGANMNAMVGLCKPGQFGGDVSHLNLHKTFCIPHGGGGPGVGPIGVKTHLAPFLPGHSALPSRRAGAVAAAPWGSASILPITWMYITMMGAAGLRQASQVAMLNANYIANRLAPHYPILYAGKHGFVAHECIVDMRPLKEKSGITVDDLAKRLIDYGFHAPTMSFPVAGTLMIEPTESESKQELDRFCDAMIAIREEIRAVELGQGDVRNNPLTNAPHTAQDLAAEWVRPYSREQAVFPLASSVESKYWPPVGRVDNVYGDRNLVCSCPPLSDYAEPHPDEVETARAA, encoded by the coding sequence ATGAGCGACGTTGGAACGCCATTGGCACAACTGCAGAACCACGCTGAATTCGTCGGCCGTCACATTGGACCAACGACCGGCGAGCAGGCGCAGATGCTGGCACAGATCGGCTTCGATTCGATCGATGAATTTATCGCGAGCGTGGTGCCCCCGCACATCGCTGAACACGCACCGCTCGCGTTGCCCGACGCGCGCACGGAAGTCGACGCGCTGAAGGCGTTGAAAGCACTGGCGGCGAAAAACCGTCGCTTCAGAAGCCATATCGGTACGGGGTACTACGACACTCATACGCCGAACGTGATCCTGCGCAACCTGCTGGAGAACCCCGCCTGGTACACGGCCTACACGCCGTACCAGCCGGAGATCTCGCAGGGCCGCCTGGAAGCGCTGCTCAATTTCCAGACAATGATCACCGATCTGACCAGGATGGAAATCGCCAACGCGTCGCTGCTCGACGAGGCCACCGCCTGTGCCGAAGCGATGACATTCTGTCAGCGCCTTTCGAAGAGTGGGTCGAACACGTTTGTGGTCTCGACGGATTGTCATCCGCAGACGATCGACGTGATCCGCACACGCGCGGAGCCGCTCGGCATCGAGGTGGTCGTGGGCGATGCGGCACAGTTATGCCGTAACTCGAAGTACTTTGGCGTGCTGTTGCAGTACCCCGCCACGCAAGGCGACATCCTCGACTACGCGGGCTGCATCGCCAACGCGCACGAGCGGGGTGCGCTCGCGGTGGTATCGGCGGATCTGCTGGCCCTGACACTGTTGAAGCCGCCTGGCGAGTTCGGCGCGGACGTCGTGGTGGGAACCGCGCAGCGCTTCGGCGTGCCGCTGGGTTTCGGCGGTCCTCATGCCGCGTTCTTCGCGACGAAGGAAGCATTCAAGCGCGACATGCCGGGACGGCTCGTCGGCGTATCGGTCGATCGCAGCGGCAAGCCCGCGCTGCGTCTGGCGATGCAGACGCGCGAGCAGCATATCCGCCGCGAGAAGGCGACTAGCAATATCTGCACGGCCCAGGTGCTGCTCGCGATCATCGCCGGCATGTACGCCGCGTATCACGGTCCGGCCGGCCTCGTGCGGATCGCGGAGCGCGTGCATCGTCTGACGGCGGTGTTTGCCGCGGGTGTCGGGAAGTTCGGCTTCACGGTTCAGCAACAGACTTTTTTCGACACGGTGACGATTGTGACCGGCGCGCATACGCCCGCGATTCACGCAGCGGCGCGGCAGCACGCAATCAATCTGCGGGTGATCGATGACGCAAGCATCGGCGTCGCCTTCGACGAAACGACCACGGCGCAGGACGTCGAGACCCTATGGTCGGTGTTCGCCATGACCGGCACGCCGCCGGGCTTCGATGCGGTCGAACCGTACGTGTTCCGCGCGATTCCGAAGGCGCTCCTACGTAGCTCGCCGTTCCTCGAACACCCGACCTTCAACCGTTACCACTCCGAGACTGAGATGATGCGCTACCTGCGCCGCCTCTCCGACAAGGATCTGGCGCTTGATCGCACGATGATTCCGCTTGGCTCGTGCACGATGAAGCTCAATGCCGCTGCTGAGATGATTCCCGTGACATGGCCGGAGTTCGGCGGCCTGCATCCGTTTGCGCCGGAGGATCAGACAGAAGGTTATCGCGTGATGATCGAACAGCTCGAGCAGATGCTGTGCGTCATCACCGGCTATGACGCCGTATCGTTGCAACCGAACGCTGGCTCGCAGGGCGAGTACGCGGGGCTGCTGGCGATCCGTGGCTATCACGCAAGCCGGGGCGAAGGGCATCGCAATGTGTGCCTGATACCGAGTTCGGCGCACGGCACCAATCCGGCAACGGCACAGATGGCAGGGATGGAAGTCGTGGTCGTAGCGTGCGACCGCAACGGCAACGTCGACGTGGCGGATTTGCGCCAGAAAGCGGAAGCGCACAGCGCGCAGATCGCCGCGCTGATGATCACGTACCCGTCGACGCACGGCGTGTTCGAAGAGGCGATTCGCGACCTCTGCGACGTTGTGCATCGCCATGGCGGTCAGGTGTATATCGACGGCGCGAACATGAACGCGATGGTCGGCCTGTGCAAGCCGGGTCAGTTCGGGGGCGACGTGTCGCATCTGAATCTGCACAAGACGTTCTGCATTCCGCATGGCGGCGGCGGCCCCGGCGTCGGGCCAATCGGCGTCAAGACGCATCTCGCCCCGTTCCTGCCGGGACATTCGGCACTGCCTAGCCGACGGGCCGGCGCTGTCGCGGCGGCGCCGTGGGGAAGCGCCAGCATTCTGCCGATCACGTGGATGTACATCACGATGATGGGCGCCGCGGGACTCAGACAGGCTTCGCAGGTGGCGATGCTCAATGCCAACTACATCGCCAACCGGCTCGCGCCGCACTATCCGATTCTCTACGCGGGCAAGCACGGCTTCGTCGCGCACGAGTGCATTGTCGACATGCGTCCATTGAAGGAGAAGAGCGGCATCACGGTCGACGATTTGGCCAAGCGCCTGATCGACTATGGCTTTCACGCGCCCACGATGTCGTTCCCGGTGGCCGGCACCTTGATGATCGAGCCAACAGAGAGCGAATCGAAGCAGGAACTGGATCGTTTCTGTGACGCGATGATCGCGATCCGCGAGGAAATCCGCGCCGTGGAGCTGGGTCAAGGTGACGTGCGCAATAACCCGCTGACCAATGCGCCGCATACCGCACAGGATCTCGCCGCTGAATGGGTGCGACCGTATTCGCGGGAACAGGCCGTGTTCCCGCTCGCGAGCAGCGTCGAAAGCAAATACTGGCCACCGGTGGGCCGGGTCGACAACGTTTACGGCGACCGCAATCTTGTGTGCTCGTGCCCGCCGCTATCCGACTATGCCGAACCCCATCCAGACGAAGTCGAGACGGCGCGTGCCGCCTGA
- a CDS encoding L-serine ammonia-lyase, with the protein MALSVFDLFKIGIGPSSSHTVGPMRAAVQFAAGLREHGLLQATETVKIELYGSLGATGKGHGSDKAVLLGLEGSEPDTVDVDSIDARLAVIRAEQRLNLLGQKTIVFVEKQHLVFNRRELAFHPNGLRFIAFDASGVELRSKVYFSVGGGFVVDEDAAGVDRIVADATPQAFVFRSGKELLMRCVDNGLSVSQLMMANERAWRTETEIRAQLLAIWEVMQACVARGCATEGTMPGPLKVKRRAAALHRNLSSTPEASLRDNLSVLDWVNLYALAVNEENASGGRVVTAPTNGAAGIVPAVLHYYARFVPGANDDGIVRFLLTAGAIGILYKENASISGAEVGCQGEVGVACSMAAGALAEVLGGTPSQVENAAEIGMEHNLGLTCDPVGGLVQVPCIERNAMGSVKAINAARMALRGDGQHFVSLDQVIKTMRETGADMKTKYKETARGGLAVNVIEC; encoded by the coding sequence ATGGCACTGAGCGTCTTCGATCTGTTCAAGATCGGCATCGGCCCGTCGAGTTCGCATACGGTTGGGCCGATGCGCGCGGCTGTGCAGTTCGCGGCCGGCTTGCGCGAGCACGGCCTGCTGCAGGCGACGGAGACGGTGAAAATCGAGCTGTACGGCTCACTGGGCGCGACCGGCAAAGGGCATGGCAGCGACAAGGCCGTGCTGCTCGGCCTCGAAGGCTCCGAGCCCGACACCGTCGACGTGGATTCGATCGACGCGCGCCTCGCCGTGATTCGTGCGGAGCAGCGCCTGAACCTGCTTGGGCAAAAGACGATTGTCTTTGTCGAGAAGCAGCATCTGGTTTTCAATCGCCGCGAACTGGCCTTTCATCCGAACGGTCTGCGTTTCATCGCATTCGACGCGAGTGGCGTTGAACTGCGGAGCAAGGTGTATTTCTCGGTGGGCGGCGGCTTCGTGGTCGACGAGGACGCAGCCGGTGTCGACCGTATCGTCGCCGATGCGACGCCGCAGGCGTTTGTGTTCAGATCAGGCAAGGAACTGCTGATGCGCTGCGTGGACAATGGCCTCTCCGTCAGTCAGTTGATGATGGCCAACGAGCGCGCGTGGCGAACCGAGACCGAAATCCGGGCGCAGCTCCTCGCGATCTGGGAAGTGATGCAGGCATGCGTCGCGCGCGGTTGTGCTACCGAAGGCACGATGCCTGGTCCGCTCAAGGTAAAACGCCGCGCGGCCGCCTTGCACCGGAACCTGTCGTCGACTCCGGAGGCGAGCTTGCGGGACAACCTGTCGGTGCTCGACTGGGTCAATCTCTACGCGCTCGCCGTTAATGAAGAGAATGCGAGCGGCGGCCGGGTCGTCACCGCGCCGACCAACGGTGCGGCAGGCATCGTCCCCGCGGTGTTGCATTACTACGCGCGCTTCGTGCCCGGCGCGAACGACGATGGGATCGTGAGGTTTTTGCTGACCGCCGGAGCCATCGGTATTCTCTATAAGGAGAACGCATCGATCTCCGGCGCCGAGGTGGGTTGCCAGGGAGAGGTCGGCGTGGCCTGCTCAATGGCTGCGGGCGCGCTTGCCGAGGTGCTGGGCGGTACCCCGTCGCAGGTCGAGAACGCGGCGGAGATCGGCATGGAGCACAACCTGGGACTCACCTGCGATCCGGTCGGTGGGCTCGTCCAGGTGCCGTGCATCGAGCGCAATGCGATGGGATCGGTCAAGGCCATCAACGCGGCACGCATGGCGCTGCGCGGCGATGGCCAGCATTTCGTGTCGCTGGACCAGGTGATCAAGACGATGCGCGAGACCGGCGCGGACATGAAGACGAAATACAAAGAGACGGCGCGCGGCGGGCTCGCGGTCAATGTTATCGAATGCTGA
- a CDS encoding APC family permease, with product MKFSEIIGYDRYGTVRELKTALNHGTLDTKDVTLSALGFNAPAWVAASSMSILYAITGHRAPLAILIAYFFPMLVLAFSMVSLTRHAPSAGGIFTFSSRFLHPNVGTILGWTYTVACTAVTPMCALIGTEYIQALCPSVGGVLNAKIIGALMILGFFAVSCRGVGVTAKVAGTFLIFEIAVVAGLGLLGILHPRVEGLSLASMYSLRDAGGLAGIGPGVLFGVWMLANFDSAINYIEEARVPVRTVQRSMLLVLTSAFVIYSLAAIGWQYAVPVDKLAAIVENGNGGPISAVANAYLPPSVAWLALFVVITSAAAGLQISSNAAARTLYRMSEEGHLPAGLGVVNRHKAPWLATALVSIAGIALVWWKPLDKIVWYYDVVTITLVASYISALAAFIVLTWRQQRLVVAVLLSAPALLAVGALAYIGYTAGANPVSPEDLYNAWYMGAATLVAGMLIVIFHRRGNEGAATENLEAS from the coding sequence ATGAAATTCTCTGAAATCATCGGCTATGACAGGTACGGCACCGTACGCGAACTCAAAACGGCGCTCAACCATGGAACGCTGGACACTAAGGATGTCACGCTTTCTGCGCTGGGCTTCAATGCTCCGGCGTGGGTGGCGGCGTCCTCGATGTCGATTCTCTACGCCATCACGGGGCATCGCGCGCCACTGGCGATTCTGATTGCCTACTTCTTTCCTATGTTGGTACTTGCGTTCAGCATGGTTTCACTGACGCGTCATGCGCCCTCCGCAGGCGGTATCTTCACCTTCAGTTCGCGATTCCTGCATCCGAACGTCGGCACCATCCTCGGTTGGACGTACACGGTCGCATGTACCGCAGTGACCCCGATGTGTGCATTGATAGGCACGGAGTACATTCAGGCGCTCTGTCCGTCTGTTGGCGGGGTACTGAATGCCAAGATTATCGGGGCGCTGATGATTCTCGGGTTTTTCGCAGTGTCATGCCGCGGCGTGGGTGTGACGGCAAAAGTAGCAGGCACGTTTCTCATCTTCGAGATTGCCGTCGTCGCCGGACTAGGGCTGCTCGGCATACTCCATCCGCGGGTCGAAGGGCTGTCACTAGCGTCGATGTATTCACTACGGGATGCCGGAGGCCTCGCAGGTATCGGTCCAGGTGTGCTATTCGGTGTGTGGATGCTCGCCAACTTCGATTCGGCCATCAACTATATCGAGGAGGCTCGTGTACCGGTCAGAACGGTTCAGAGGTCCATGCTCCTCGTGTTGACTTCTGCCTTCGTTATCTACAGCCTCGCCGCGATCGGCTGGCAGTATGCGGTGCCTGTCGACAAGCTGGCGGCGATTGTCGAGAATGGCAACGGTGGTCCGATTTCCGCAGTGGCTAACGCGTATCTTCCCCCGTCCGTGGCTTGGCTCGCGCTCTTTGTTGTTATCACGTCTGCGGCTGCTGGCCTGCAAATCTCCTCAAACGCTGCCGCTCGAACGCTCTACCGCATGAGCGAGGAAGGCCACCTTCCTGCTGGATTGGGAGTCGTGAATCGGCACAAGGCCCCGTGGCTCGCGACCGCTCTGGTATCGATTGCCGGCATCGCGCTCGTCTGGTGGAAACCTCTCGACAAGATTGTCTGGTACTACGATGTGGTCACGATCACGCTGGTCGCGTCGTATATCTCGGCTCTGGCTGCGTTCATTGTCTTGACGTGGAGACAGCAGCGTCTCGTCGTCGCCGTACTGCTCTCGGCACCCGCATTATTGGCCGTTGGCGCGCTGGCTTACATCGGCTACACCGCCGGAGCCAACCCCGTATCGCCGGAAGACCTTTACAACGCGTGGTATATGGGCGCGGCAACCCTCGTCGCAGGAATGCTCATCGTGATATTCCACCGGCGCGGTAACGAAGGTGCCGCAACGGAAAACCTGGAGGCTTCGTGA
- the glyA gene encoding serine hydroxymethyltransferase: MVNTSMSIEGFDPQLWRAIEGEQLRQEDHIELIASENYTSPRVLEAQGSVLTNKYAEGYPGKRYYGGCEFVDVAEQLAIDRAKQLFGADWANVQPHSGSQANAAVYLALVQPGDTILGMSLAHGGHLTHGAKVSFSGKLYNAVQYGIDEEGLIDYDEVERLTLEHKPKMIVAGFSAYSRRLDFERFRAIAYKVDAYLFVDMAHVAGLVAAGIYPNPLPYADIVTTTTHKTLRGPRGGLIMGRANPEIEKKIASMVFPGTQGGPLMHVIAAKAVALLEALQPEFKRYQQQVVSNARAMAQVFEQRGYHVVSGGTDNHLFLVSLIAKGLTGKAADAALGAAHITVNKNAVPNDPQSPFVTSGIRIGSPAITTRGLKEQESQQLASWICDVLDNIDNPQVIAEVREKVQALCARFPVYAAVSAHSEATG, translated from the coding sequence ATGGTCAACACCAGCATGTCCATCGAAGGTTTCGATCCGCAATTGTGGCGCGCGATCGAGGGCGAGCAGCTTCGCCAGGAAGATCACATCGAGCTGATCGCGTCGGAGAACTACACCAGTCCCCGCGTGCTCGAGGCACAGGGTTCGGTCCTCACAAACAAGTACGCGGAAGGTTATCCGGGCAAGCGCTACTACGGCGGTTGCGAGTTCGTCGATGTCGCCGAGCAGCTCGCGATCGATCGCGCGAAGCAGCTGTTCGGGGCGGACTGGGCGAACGTGCAGCCGCATTCGGGCTCACAGGCCAATGCCGCGGTGTATCTCGCGCTGGTGCAGCCGGGCGACACGATTCTTGGCATGAGCCTTGCGCACGGTGGCCACCTGACGCATGGCGCGAAGGTAAGCTTTTCCGGGAAACTCTACAACGCGGTGCAGTATGGCATCGACGAAGAGGGTTTGATCGACTATGACGAAGTCGAGCGGCTCACGCTCGAGCACAAACCGAAGATGATTGTCGCCGGCTTCTCCGCCTATTCGCGACGCCTCGACTTCGAGCGCTTTCGCGCGATTGCTTACAAGGTGGATGCCTATCTGTTTGTCGATATGGCGCACGTCGCAGGGCTGGTGGCGGCGGGTATCTATCCGAATCCGCTGCCATACGCGGACATCGTGACGACCACTACCCACAAGACGCTGCGTGGGCCGCGCGGCGGCCTGATCATGGGCCGCGCGAATCCGGAGATCGAGAAGAAGATTGCGTCGATGGTGTTCCCCGGCACCCAGGGTGGCCCGTTGATGCATGTGATCGCCGCGAAGGCCGTCGCGCTGCTCGAGGCGCTGCAGCCGGAGTTCAAACGCTATCAGCAACAGGTCGTCAGCAACGCCCGGGCGATGGCGCAGGTCTTCGAGCAGCGCGGTTACCACGTCGTGTCGGGCGGCACGGACAACCACCTGTTCCTCGTCAGCCTGATTGCGAAGGGGCTGACCGGCAAGGCGGCCGACGCCGCACTCGGCGCCGCCCATATCACGGTGAACAAGAACGCGGTGCCCAACGATCCGCAATCGCCGTTCGTGACGAGCGGCATTCGTATCGGGTCGCCGGCGATCACGACGAGGGGCCTGAAAGAGCAGGAGTCCCAGCAACTCGCGAGCTGGATCTGCGACGTGCTCGACAACATCGACAATCCGCAGGTGATCGCCGAGGTTCGGGAGAAAGTACAGGCGCTGTGCGCGCGGTTCCCCGTCTACGCGGCTGTTTCCGCACACTCTGAAGCGACGGGCTGA
- the gcvT gene encoding glycine cleavage system aminomethyltransferase GcvT: protein MATGIATAPMLQTPLYNLHLELGAKMVPFAGYDMPVQYPMGVLKEHLHTRAQAGLFDVSHMGQMRVTGANAAADFEELVPVDIIGLQPGRQRYALFTNHNGGILDDLMVANAGDHLFVVVNAACKGQDFAWMSEKLGNCKVESLGDRALLALQGPEAAAVLSRYAPAVARMSFMSVGTFDLAGVSCTVSRSGYTGEDGFEISVPAVHAEPLARELLKEAAVAPIGLGARDSLRLEAGLCLYGHDMDKSTTPVEASLVWAMSKVRRPGGERAGGFPGYPMIAAHLKVGAPKKRVGLVPVSGVPVREGAVLRDGDACVIGKVTSGGYGPTYKGPVAMGYVEAALSEPGTRLFADVRGKAVEVAVMPTPFVAQRYYRG, encoded by the coding sequence ATGGCAACCGGAATCGCTACGGCACCGATGCTGCAAACACCGCTGTATAACCTGCATCTCGAACTCGGCGCGAAGATGGTGCCCTTTGCCGGCTACGACATGCCGGTGCAGTATCCGATGGGCGTCCTGAAAGAGCATCTGCATACCCGCGCGCAAGCGGGGCTGTTCGATGTGTCGCACATGGGGCAGATGCGCGTCACAGGCGCCAATGCCGCAGCGGATTTCGAGGAACTCGTGCCGGTGGACATCATCGGTCTGCAGCCGGGACGCCAGCGCTACGCACTCTTCACGAACCACAACGGCGGGATTCTGGACGATCTGATGGTGGCCAACGCAGGCGACCATCTTTTTGTGGTCGTCAACGCTGCCTGCAAGGGACAGGACTTTGCATGGATGTCCGAGAAACTCGGCAACTGCAAGGTCGAATCGCTCGGTGACCGCGCGCTGCTTGCGTTGCAGGGACCGGAAGCTGCGGCAGTGCTTTCCCGGTACGCGCCCGCGGTCGCGCGGATGAGCTTCATGTCGGTCGGCACGTTCGATCTGGCCGGCGTGAGCTGCACGGTGAGCCGCTCGGGCTACACCGGCGAAGATGGATTCGAGATTTCCGTCCCGGCCGTGCATGCGGAACCGCTCGCGCGCGAGTTGCTGAAAGAGGCTGCTGTCGCGCCCATCGGTCTGGGTGCTCGCGATTCGCTGCGTCTTGAAGCAGGGCTGTGCCTGTATGGACACGATATGGATAAGTCAACGACCCCGGTCGAGGCGAGTCTCGTCTGGGCGATGTCGAAGGTGCGGCGGCCCGGCGGCGAGCGGGCAGGCGGGTTTCCGGGTTATCCCATGATCGCGGCGCACCTGAAAGTCGGCGCGCCGAAGAAGCGCGTTGGGCTGGTGCCGGTCTCGGGTGTGCCGGTTCGCGAAGGCGCGGTGCTGCGCGATGGCGACGCATGTGTGATCGGCAAGGTGACGAGTGGCGGTTATGGTCCGACGTACAAAGGACCGGTCGCGATGGGTTATGTCGAAGCAGCACTGTCTGAGCCCGGTACGCGGCTCTTTGCCGACGTGCGCGGCAAGGCAGTTGAAGTCGCGGTGATGCCCACGCCGTTTGTTGCACAACGCTACTATCGCGGCTGA
- a CDS encoding branched-chain amino acid ABC transporter substrate-binding protein: MIRLRAGACVLAVGVLSLAPLLATAGEEQVVKIGLTGPLTGAQAAIGKDDENGVRMAIERLNAQGLTIGGKKTRFELVSQDDAADPRTGMTVAQSLVDDNVKVIFGPFNSGVAIPISNLVNGAGIVMATVASNPSITQRGYPFIFRISASDTQLGSRMGAFAAKQLKVTRMAVIDDRTAYGQGVADEFVKAARAEGIEIVDREYTTDKATNFDSILTRIKGTKAEGIFYGGYYSQAAPLRKQMKRLAMNGYLLGGDAVCNLELAKLAGDAVDGRVYCPQGGPVLDQTPAGRQFKTDYKKRFNTDPLTYSASLYDGMNIVASAMQKANSIEPAQYRAALAGADMQGVAGHYQFDGNRDLSDSPITIYTYRNGQLTPLSAAQR; the protein is encoded by the coding sequence ATGATCAGGTTACGTGCTGGGGCATGCGTGCTGGCAGTTGGTGTGTTGAGTCTTGCGCCGCTACTGGCGACAGCAGGAGAAGAGCAGGTGGTGAAGATCGGTTTGACCGGGCCACTAACGGGGGCGCAAGCCGCGATCGGCAAGGACGACGAGAATGGTGTCAGGATGGCGATCGAGCGCCTGAACGCGCAAGGTCTGACCATCGGCGGAAAAAAGACTCGCTTTGAGCTGGTTTCGCAGGACGACGCAGCCGATCCGCGCACTGGCATGACGGTGGCCCAAAGCCTGGTCGACGACAATGTCAAAGTGATTTTCGGACCGTTCAATTCGGGCGTCGCCATTCCGATTTCGAACCTCGTGAATGGCGCGGGCATTGTGATGGCGACCGTGGCGTCGAATCCGTCGATCACGCAGCGCGGCTACCCCTTCATCTTCCGGATTTCCGCCAGTGACACGCAACTGGGCAGCAGGATGGGTGCATTTGCCGCGAAGCAGTTGAAGGTGACGCGCATGGCCGTTATCGACGACCGCACCGCGTACGGCCAGGGCGTCGCAGACGAGTTCGTCAAGGCGGCCAGGGCGGAAGGCATTGAGATTGTCGACCGGGAGTACACCACCGACAAGGCGACCAATTTCGATTCGATTCTCACGCGCATCAAGGGAACCAAGGCTGAGGGGATTTTCTACGGAGGTTACTACTCGCAGGCTGCTCCGTTGCGCAAGCAGATGAAGCGGCTAGCGATGAATGGGTATCTGCTCGGCGGCGATGCAGTCTGCAATCTTGAACTGGCGAAGCTTGCCGGCGACGCGGTGGATGGACGCGTGTACTGCCCGCAGGGCGGACCGGTCCTTGATCAGACACCGGCTGGACGGCAGTTCAAGACAGACTACAAAAAGCGATTCAACACCGATCCGTTGACCTACAGTGCATCGCTCTACGACGGGATGAATATCGTGGCGTCCGCGATGCAAAAGGCCAACTCGATCGAGCCGGCCCAATATCGCGCGGCGCTTGCCGGCGCGGATATGCAGGGCGTTGCGGGCCACTACCAGTTCGACGGAAACCGGGACCTGAGCGATTCGCCAATCACGATCTACACCTATAGAAATGGCCAACTGACGCCGCTTTCCGCCGCGCAACGCTAA